In one Thunnus maccoyii chromosome 12, fThuMac1.1, whole genome shotgun sequence genomic region, the following are encoded:
- the LOC121909058 gene encoding transcription factor AP-1-like, translating into MSRKMEATFYDEAVNASNSQHDGPRVYGFNPKTLKQTMTLNLNDPKNFKPQLGAKALDLLTSPDVGLLKLASPELERLIIQSCSGLTTPTPTQFLCPKNITDEQEGFAEGFVRALAELHYQQQIPPVHPDAQTGATSNMASGSAASESGGIPYSCTVRTEPPEYTNLGTFNRAVGSASAPAGERHPPTSYSAAPQPPHSHMDHQLAAARLHSLKEEPQTVPEMSGDTPPLSPIDMESQERIKAERKRMRNRVAASKCRKRKLERISRLEDRVKNLKSQNTELVSSANVLRDELALLKQKVMDHVNSGCQLILTQQLQAF; encoded by the coding sequence ATGTCAAGAAAAATGGAAGCGACATTCTACGACGAAGCGGTGAATGCCTCCAACTCTCAGCATGACGGGCCGAGAGTGTATGGATTCAACCCCAAAACCCTCAAACAGACCATGACCCTGAACCTAAACGACCCGAAAAACTTCAAACCTCAGCTGGGCGCCAAGGCCCTGGATCTCCTGACGTCCCCCGATGTCGGTTTACTGAAACTGGCCTCGCCTGAACTGGAGAGATTAATCATCCAGTCGTGCAGCGGGCTGACGACTCCCACCCCGACCCAGTTCCTCTGTCCCAAGAACATCACCGACGAGCAGGAGGGGTTTGCTGAAGGGTTTGTGAGAGCACTGGCTGAGCTCCACTACCAGCAGCAGATACCCCCCGTCCACCCTGACGCACAGACCGGCGCCACCAGCAACATGGCATCCGGCTCCGCTGCGTCAGAGAGCGGCGGGATTCCCTACAGCTGCACGGTGCGCACCGAGCCGCCGGAGTACACTAACTTGGGCACTTTCAATCGGGCTGTGGGCTCTGCGTCCGCACCTGCCGGCGAGAGGCACCCACCTACAAGCTACTCAGCCGCCCCACAACCGCCCCACAGCCACATGGACCACCAGCTGGCGGCAGCGCGGCTACACTCTCTGAAAGAGGAGCCGCAGACGGTGCCCGAGATGTCGGGCGACACCCCGCCGCTCTCCCCCATCGACATGGAGTCCCAGGAGCGTATCAAAGCGGAGAGGAAGCGCATGAGGAACAGGGTGGCCGCGTCCAAATGCCGGAAAAGGAAGCTGGAGAGGATTTCTCGGCTGGAGGACAGGGTCAAAAACCTAAAGAGCCAAAACACGGAGTTGGTTTCCTCTGCTAATGTCCTCCGGGACGAGCTGGCTCTGCTCAAGCAAAAGGTCATGGACCACGTTAACAGCGGCTGCCAGCTCATCTTGACGCAGCAGCTCCAAGCTTTCTAG